A window from Physeter macrocephalus isolate SW-GA chromosome 11, ASM283717v5, whole genome shotgun sequence encodes these proteins:
- the SKOR1 gene encoding SKI family transcriptional corepressor 1, giving the protein MALLCGLGQVTLRLWAPLPPLSEKRIRFLATGAFLRSGGMEALTTQLGPGREGNSSPNSKQELQPYSGSSALKPNQVGETSLYGVPIVSLVIDGQERLCLAQISNTLLKNYSYNEIHNRRVALGITCVQCTPVQLEILRRAGAMPISSRRCGMITKREAERLCKSFLGEHKPPKLPENFAFDVVHECAWGSRGSFIPARYNSSRAKCIKCGYCSMYFSPNKFIFHSHRTPDAKYTQPDAANFNSWRRHLKLSDKSATDELSHAWEDVKAMFNGGTRKRTFSLQGGGGANGGSGGQGKGGAGGGGGGGPGCGAEMAPGPPPHKSLRCGEEEAAGPPGPPPPHAQRGLGLAAAAGGPAGPGGPGGGAGVRSYPVIPVPSKGFGLLQKLPPPLFPHPYGFPTAFGLCPKKDDPVLGAGEPKGGPGTGSGGGAGTGAGAGGPGAGHLPPGAGAGPGGGAMFWGHQPPGAAKDAAAVAAAAAAATVYPTFPMFWPAAGSLPVPPYPAAQSQAKAVAAAVAAAAAAAAAAAGGGGPEPLDGAEPTKEGGLVAEERCPSALSRGPLDEEGADEALPPPLAPLPPPSARKGSYVSAFRPVVKDAESIAKLYGSARDVYGGGPARGPGPGAGSSGGYVSPDFLSEGSSSYHSASPDVDTADEPEVDVESNRFPDDEGAPDEAEPGAPGAPSTGDGPDGDQQAGPLSTTSSGADGPTDSPDGGSPRPRRPPGLPPASRSAFGDLAADDIVRRPERSPPSGGYELRESCGPLGGPAPAKVYAPEREEHVKSAAAALGPAASYLCTPEAHEPDKEDNHSTADDLETRKSYPDQRSISQPSPANTDRGEDGLTLDVTGTQLVEKDIENLARDELQKLLLEQMELRKKLEREFQSLKDNFQDQMKRELAYREEMVQQLQIVRDTLCNELDQERKARYAIQQKLKEAHDALHHFSCKMLTPRHCTGNCSFKPPLLP; this is encoded by the exons ATGgctttgctgtgtggccttgggcaagtcactctccGTCTCTGGGCCCCACTTCCTCCCCTGTCCGAAAAGAGGATCAGGTTCCTAGCTACCGGGGCATTCCTGAG GAGCGGCGGCATGGAGGCTCTCACCACTCAGCTGGGGCCGGGGCGCGAGGGCAACTCCTCGCCCAACTCCAAGCAGGAGCTGCAGCCCTACTCGGGCTCCAGCGCTCTCAAACCCAACCAGGTGGGCGAGACGTCGCTGTACGGGGTGCCTATCGTGTCTCTGGTCATCGACGGTCAGGAGCGCCTATGCCTGGCACAGATCTCCAACACCCTCCTCAAGAACTACAGCTACAATGAGATCCACAACCGCCGCGTGGCCCTGGGCATCACGTGCGTGCAGTGCACACCGGTGCAGCTGGAGATTCTGCGTCGGGCCGGGGCCATGCCCATCTCGTCGCGCCGCTGCGGCATGATCACCAAGCGCGAGGCCGAACGCCTTTGCAAGTCGTTCCTGGGCGAGCACAAGCCACCCAAGCTGCCCGAGAACTTCGCCTTCGATGTGGTGCACGAGTGCGCCTGGGGCTCGCGTGGCAGCTTCATCCCCGCGCGTTACAACAGCTCGCGTGCCAAGTGTATCAAGTGCGGTTACTGCAGCATGTACTTCTCGCCTAACAAGTTCATCTTCCACTCGCACCGCACACCCGACGCCAAGTACACGCAGCCCGACGCAGCCAACTTTAACTCGTGGCGCCGACACCTCAAACTCAGTGACAAGTCGGCCACAGACGAACTGAGCCACGCTTGGGAGGACGTCAAGGCCATGTTCAATGGTGGCACTCGCAAGCGGACCTTCTCGCTGCAAGGAGGCGGCGGCGCCAATGGCGGGTCGGGTGGGCAGGGGAagggtggtgctggtggtggcgGCGGGGGCGGCCCGGGGTGCGGCGCGGAGATGGCCCCAGGCCCGCCGCCCCACAAAAGCCTGCGCTGTGGCGAAGAAGAGGCCGCCGGACCTCCCGGGCCGCCTCCTCCTCACGCGCAGCGGGGACTTGGTCTGGCGGCGGCAGCCGGCGGCCCCGCGGGCCCCGGAGGGCCTGGTGGTGGCGCCGGCGTTCGCAGCTACCCGGTGATCCCAGTGCCCAGCAAGGGCTTTGGCCTCTTGCAGAAGCTGCCCCCGCCGCTTTTCCCTCATCCCTACGGTTTCCCCACGGCCTTCGGCCTCTGCCCCAAAAAGGACGACCCCGTGCTAGGCGCGGGCGAACCCAAGGGCGGCCCAGGCACCGGGAGCGGCGGGGGCGCGGGCACTGGCGCAGGCGCGGGCGGCCCAGGCGCCGGCCACTTGCCCCCCGGGGCAGGGGCTGGCCCGGGCGGCGGCGCCATGTTCTGGGGTCACCAGCCCCCCGGAGCAGCCAAGGACGCAGCGGCCGTGGCTGCGGCGGCTGCCGCAGCCACTGTGTACCCGACGTTTCCCATGTTCTGGCCGGCGGCAGGCAGCCTCCCAGTGCCGCCCTACCCAGCGGCGCAAAGCCAAGCCAAAGCCGTGGCGGCGGCTGtagcggcggcagcggcggcggcggcggctgctgccGGTGGCGGCGGCCCCGAGCCCCTGGACGGTGCCGAGCCGACAAAGGAGGGCGGCCTGGTCGCAGAGGAGCGCTGCCCCAGCGCGCTGTCCCGCGGGCCGCTGGACGAGGAGGGCGCGGACGAGGCGCTGCCGCCCCCGCTGGCCCCGCTGCCCCCGCCGTCCGCACGCAAAGGCTCCTACGTGTCGGCCTTCCGGCCTGTGGTCAAGGACGCCGAGAGCATCGCCAAGCTCTACGGTAGCGCCCGCGACGTGTACGGCGGCGGGCCAGCCCGTGGGCCCGGGCCAGGCGCAGGGTCCAGCGGCGGCTACGTGAGCCCGGACTTTCTGAGCGAGGGCAGCTCCAGCTACCACTCCGCCTCCCCCGACGTGGACACTGCGGACGAGCCCGAGGTGGACGTGGAGTCCAACCGCTTCCCCGACGACGAGGGAGCCCCGGACGAGGCCGAGCCCGGCGCGCCCGGCGCGCCCAGCACAGGAGACGGCCCCGATGGCGACCAGCAGGCAGGGCCCCTGTCTACCACCTCATCGGGCGCCGACGGCCCCACAGACTCTCCCGACGGCGGCAGCCCTCGTCCCCGGCGCCCCCCGGGTCTACCCCCAGCCAGTCGGTCCGCATTTGGGGACCTGGCGGCTGACGACATTGTGCGGAGACCGGAGAGGAGCCCGCCAAGCGGCGGCTATGAGCTGCGAGAGTCTTGCGGACCGCTGGGGGGGCCCGCGCCGGCCAAG GTGTACGCGCCCGAGCGGGAGGAGCACGTGAAGAGCGCGGCGGCGGCGCTGGGGCCCGCGGCCTCCTACCTCTGCACCCCCGAGGCCCACG AGCCAGATAAGGAAGACAATCACTCGACTGCCGACGATTTGGAAACAAGGAAATCCTATCCAGACCAAAGGAGTATCTCCCAGCCAAGTCCCGCAAATACAGACAGAG GCGAAGATGGGCTCACCCTAGATGTCACGGGAACTCAACTAGTGGAGAAAGATATCGAGAACCTGGCCAGAG ACGAATTGCAAAAACTGCTCCTGGAGCAAATGGAGCTCCGCAAGAAGCTGGAGCGAGAATTTCAGAGTCTCAAAG ATAATTTTCAGGATCAAATGAAGAGGGAATTGGCTTATCGAGAAGAAATGGTGCAACAGCTGCAAATTGTCAGAG ATACTCTGTGTAACGAACTTGACCAAGAGAGGAAGGCGCGCTATGCCATCCAGCAGAAATTAAAAG AAGCCCACGACGCCCTGCACCACTTCTCCTGCAAGATGCTGACGCCCCGGCACTGCACTGGCAACTGCTCCTTCAAGCCCCCGCTGTTGCCCTAG